The Pseudophryne corroboree isolate aPseCor3 chromosome 2, aPseCor3.hap2, whole genome shotgun sequence genome has a segment encoding these proteins:
- the SERTM1 gene encoding serine-rich and transmembrane domain-containing protein 1 — MSGLGPSVALPEEMGNGTFLELFPTSLSTSVDSSSSATNRLSNVYVYVSIFLSLLAFLLLLLIIALQRLKNIISSTSSYPEYTSDAGSSFTNLEVCSISSQRSSFSNLSS, encoded by the coding sequence ATGTCAGGACTTGGTCCTTCAGTTGCATTGCCAGAAGAAATGGGGAACGGGACTTTTCTGGAATTATTCCCCACCTCTCTTTCAACTTCAGTGGATTCCTCGTCATCGGCAACCAATCGTTTATCAAACGTTTATGTATATGTGTCCATCTTTCTCAGCCTGCTAGCTTTTCTCCTACTGCTGCTAATCATTGCTCTTCAAAGACTAAAAAATATTATCTCCTCAACGTCGTCTTATCCAGAATATACTAGTGATGCAGGGAGCTCCTTCACTAATTTAGAAGTTTGTAGTATCTCCTCCCAGCGGTCTTCTTTTTCTAACCTTTCTTCATAA